Proteins encoded in a region of the Flammeovirga yaeyamensis genome:
- the rpiB gene encoding ribose 5-phosphate isomerase B has translation MKLAIGGDHAGYEYKKAIIEHLESNGHEVKDFGPFSTDSCDYPDYVHPLAEAVENGEVEFGITICGSGIGVSMVANKHQGVRAGLCWEPVLAQLTRQHNNANVLAMPARFISLVRAIEIVDTFISTEFEGGRHNNRVNKIPLS, from the coding sequence ATGAAATTGGCAATTGGTGGTGACCACGCAGGTTACGAATACAAGAAAGCAATCATCGAACACTTAGAGTCGAATGGTCATGAAGTAAAAGATTTCGGTCCTTTCTCAACAGATTCTTGTGATTACCCTGATTATGTTCACCCATTAGCTGAGGCTGTAGAAAATGGTGAGGTAGAATTCGGTATCACTATTTGTGGAAGTGGTATTGGTGTATCAATGGTAGCGAACAAGCACCAAGGTGTTCGTGCAGGCCTTTGCTGGGAGCCAGTATTGGCACAATTAACTCGTCAGCACAATAATGCGAATGTATTGGCTATGCCTGCTCGTTTTATTTCATTAGTTAGAGCTATCGAGATTGTAGATACATTTATTTCTACAGAATTTGAAGGGGGACGTCACAATAATAGAGTGAACAAGATTCCTTTATCATAA
- a CDS encoding glycosyltransferase family 4 protein gives MFIVIEPYRFLPPINGGHKANYHVCEQLSKKTPLTCISTTNNPDIKIPFKIEKVFGDKITKYINPFVGWKIYKSAKRLKTKQILLNQPFMSLLILPICRILGIPFLIFSHNIEYTRFKSMGKVWWPLMKMLESFAYKTADKVLFISEEDRQFAIKNIRLMEDKCLNMPYGTSVNQFPMDIAESRRKVYQSHQLSDDTLSLFYFGPMDYAPNQKGLENLLYQVLPEVRKTNKKVHLFLAGKNIQNKELNYIQQSDDITWLGFVDDLDLYIKGTDVMLNPIWIGGGVKIKLMESLSLGATAISYRSGSFGINIKTLEDKITIIEDEDSKAFAQKIIETPISDKKKTPKAFYDYHHWEKITDRTLTQLSLLQISS, from the coding sequence ATGTTTATTGTAATAGAGCCTTATCGTTTTTTACCTCCTATAAATGGAGGTCATAAAGCCAACTACCATGTTTGCGAGCAACTGTCTAAAAAGACACCTTTAACTTGCATCTCCACTACAAACAATCCTGATATTAAAATCCCATTCAAGATTGAAAAAGTTTTCGGCGACAAAATTACAAAATATATAAATCCTTTCGTAGGATGGAAAATATATAAATCGGCAAAAAGGCTAAAAACAAAGCAAATTTTACTTAATCAGCCCTTTATGAGCTTATTAATCCTCCCAATTTGTCGAATTCTAGGTATCCCTTTTCTAATTTTCTCTCACAACATAGAATATACCCGCTTTAAAAGCATGGGTAAAGTATGGTGGCCACTAATGAAAATGCTCGAATCATTTGCTTATAAAACAGCCGATAAAGTATTATTCATCTCTGAAGAAGACCGTCAATTTGCTATCAAGAATATAAGGTTGATGGAAGATAAATGCCTGAATATGCCTTATGGAACATCGGTGAATCAATTTCCTATGGATATTGCAGAAAGTAGACGAAAGGTTTATCAATCCCACCAACTATCTGATGATACTTTGAGTTTATTCTATTTTGGTCCTATGGACTATGCCCCCAATCAAAAAGGGTTAGAAAATTTGTTGTATCAGGTACTACCGGAAGTAAGAAAGACAAATAAAAAAGTACACCTGTTTTTGGCAGGCAAAAATATTCAAAACAAAGAGCTAAATTATATCCAACAATCCGATGATATCACTTGGTTAGGATTTGTAGATGATCTCGACTTATACATCAAAGGAACAGATGTAATGTTGAATCCAATTTGGATTGGTGGTGGAGTAAAGATTAAATTAATGGAATCTTTGTCATTAGGTGCTACTGCAATATCTTACCGAAGTGGAAGTTTTGGTATCAATATAAAAACTCTTGAAGATAAAATTACCATCATCGAAGATGAGGATAGTAAAGCATTTGCTCAAAAAATTATTGAAACTCCTATTTCAGATAAAAAAAAGACGCCAAAAGCATTCTACGATTACCATCATTGGGAAAAGATTACTGATAGAACGTTAACACAACTTTCATTGCTGCAAATATCCTCTTAA
- a CDS encoding aspartate kinase, translating to MTLAETISDIINKSPFLQEGIAEGIVNYSALARKLNPEINELMQKEVQEGAIVMALKRMAHKVEASGMEDQAKEYIRHMGDILVRSDLVDFAYKNSPTLIGCQKQLLELVQNVTGDLFHASSKGMHETNIITSKSFAPKVKELFDEEEKLTEIQDLAAVTMRMPMSYDKDAPGVFYFILKTLAWNKINVVEFISTKHEFSIVIEKGEINKTFNLLHNMKNG from the coding sequence ATGACATTAGCAGAAACCATTTCAGACATTATTAATAAATCTCCATTTCTTCAGGAAGGAATTGCAGAGGGTATTGTGAATTACAGTGCCTTGGCTAGAAAATTAAATCCTGAAATCAATGAACTCATGCAAAAAGAGGTTCAGGAAGGTGCTATTGTGATGGCCTTAAAAAGAATGGCTCACAAAGTGGAAGCTTCTGGAATGGAAGATCAAGCCAAAGAATATATCCGACACATGGGTGATATTTTGGTGAGATCCGATTTGGTCGATTTTGCTTACAAGAACTCTCCTACCTTAATTGGTTGTCAGAAGCAATTATTGGAATTAGTCCAAAATGTTACTGGCGATTTGTTTCATGCATCTTCGAAAGGTATGCACGAAACGAACATCATTACTTCAAAGTCTTTTGCTCCAAAAGTAAAAGAGCTATTTGATGAAGAAGAAAAGCTAACAGAAATTCAAGACCTTGCTGCCGTGACGATGCGTATGCCAATGTCTTATGATAAAGATGCTCCTGGTGTATTCTATTTTATTTTGAAAACTTTAGCATGGAATAAAATCAATGTCGTTGAATTTATTTCTACTAAACACGAATTTTCCATTGTGATTGAAAAAGGAGAAATCAACAAAACATTCAACTTATTGCATAATATGAAAAATGGATAA
- a CDS encoding ABC transporter ATP-binding protein, with protein MIHTEKLIKKYGDKTALSVETLDIKKNEIVGLVGNNGAGKTTFLSLLLDLIKATDGEIKIKDSAVSKSEEWKKYTGSFLDDSFLVPFMTSLEYLEFVANLHQWKKGDLDEFLTQNKAFYGDDFLTGKKMIKDLSKGNKNKTGILGALIGNPELLILDEPFANLDPTSQQWLRLKIQKLSEEGVTAIVSSHDLQHVTGISSRIVMLEDGQVAKDVENTESTLEELESYFGAKITEESI; from the coding sequence ATGATACATACAGAAAAACTAATTAAAAAATACGGTGATAAAACAGCTTTGTCTGTAGAAACGCTGGATATCAAAAAGAACGAAATCGTTGGTCTTGTAGGAAATAATGGAGCGGGTAAAACTACTTTTCTAAGTTTACTACTTGATTTAATAAAAGCGACTGATGGAGAAATAAAAATTAAAGATTCAGCCGTTTCAAAATCAGAAGAATGGAAAAAATATACAGGTTCATTTTTAGATGATTCCTTCTTGGTGCCTTTTATGACCTCATTAGAATATCTTGAATTTGTCGCTAATTTACATCAATGGAAGAAAGGTGATTTGGATGAGTTCTTAACTCAGAACAAAGCTTTTTATGGTGATGATTTCCTGACAGGTAAAAAGATGATTAAGGATTTATCGAAGGGTAATAAAAACAAAACAGGAATTTTGGGAGCGTTAATCGGTAACCCAGAGTTATTGATATTGGACGAACCGTTTGCCAACTTAGATCCAACTTCTCAGCAGTGGTTACGATTAAAAATTCAGAAACTATCAGAAGAAGGTGTAACTGCCATTGTTTCAAGTCACGATTTGCAACATGTAACTGGTATCAGTTCTAGAATAGTGATGTTAGAAGATGGTCAAGTGGCTAAAGATGTTGAAAATACAGAATCAACATTGGAAGAGTTGGAAAGTTATTTTGGAGCAAAAATTACTGAAGAATCAATTTAA
- a CDS encoding DUF5687 family protein — translation MILKLTSLYLKGKGRSVFDAQSVLIKFFVVLMVLYFGGAAVSLSFFLDNIMLKYDETQVATLTLSKFLYYYFVLDLFLRSVIQNQSPFDVKPYLYLPIKRSSLLHFLQVKSLFSAFNVLPYFLFLPFFFIAVINDVDGIQALVWLISITLHVLINNFLAYNIGKTVGKAFIPWLIITLSILGLGYIDIKGYLPLSTYFAEYFNMVVTSTWMVIIPILLFMGIYFITLNLSKTLLLTDQEIHKEKVSSFDLSYLIKGDSIMKSFMIYESKLILRNKRLKNLVVMVFLFLFYPMIVVKTQEHQAQVMLFFFCWFTTGVVGAMFGQFMYAWEGKFFNFIRTQPFTVEDYIKAKHNFYLGITTISMILGCSIFAFLDLNFALMIFVGYLFNIGINLKLIFFIGTFNKKAIELDKGTAFNYQGTQASHFISNLPLMIIPLVLYAIGYYAFDHYTALIIVSSVGILGLVFHSFMIKPLVNQFNKRKYRMSEGFSQ, via the coding sequence ATGATCTTAAAACTAACCTCCTTATACCTAAAAGGTAAAGGTAGAAGCGTCTTTGATGCTCAGAGTGTACTCATTAAATTTTTCGTGGTCCTTATGGTGCTCTATTTTGGAGGAGCAGCGGTAAGTCTAAGTTTCTTCTTGGACAACATCATGTTGAAATATGATGAAACTCAAGTAGCTACTCTTACTTTAAGTAAGTTTCTTTATTACTACTTTGTTTTGGATCTGTTTCTTAGGTCAGTCATTCAAAATCAAAGTCCATTTGATGTAAAACCCTATTTGTATTTACCCATCAAAAGGTCGAGTTTACTTCATTTCCTTCAAGTGAAATCGCTTTTTAGTGCATTTAATGTACTACCTTATTTTCTGTTTTTGCCTTTCTTTTTTATTGCTGTAATCAATGATGTAGATGGCATACAAGCTTTAGTTTGGTTGATATCAATAACACTTCATGTGTTGATAAATAATTTTCTTGCCTATAACATTGGGAAAACTGTAGGCAAAGCATTCATACCTTGGTTAATTATCACTTTATCTATTTTAGGATTAGGTTATATTGATATCAAAGGGTATTTACCACTTTCAACTTACTTTGCAGAGTACTTTAATATGGTGGTGACATCCACTTGGATGGTCATTATTCCTATTTTACTTTTTATGGGAATTTATTTCATCACTCTAAATTTGTCCAAAACATTATTACTAACAGATCAAGAAATACATAAGGAGAAAGTTTCTTCTTTTGATTTGAGTTATTTGATTAAAGGCGATTCTATCATGAAGAGTTTTATGATCTATGAATCAAAATTGATTCTAAGAAACAAGAGACTGAAAAATTTGGTAGTTATGGTCTTTCTTTTCCTTTTCTACCCAATGATTGTTGTAAAAACTCAAGAACATCAAGCACAGGTAATGCTATTTTTCTTTTGTTGGTTTACTACCGGAGTAGTAGGAGCAATGTTTGGTCAATTTATGTACGCATGGGAAGGAAAATTTTTCAATTTTATTCGAACACAACCATTCACAGTAGAGGATTATATTAAAGCGAAGCATAACTTTTACTTAGGCATTACCACAATATCTATGATTTTGGGATGTAGTATTTTTGCTTTCCTTGATCTAAACTTTGCCCTAATGATCTTTGTAGGATACTTATTCAACATCGGAATAAATCTAAAGTTGATTTTCTTTATTGGTACATTTAATAAAAAGGCTATTGAACTAGATAAAGGAACTGCTTTTAATTATCAAGGTACTCAAGCATCACATTTTATTTCCAATTTACCATTAATGATTATTCCTCTTGTATTGTATGCCATAGGTTATTATGCTTTTGATCACTACACTGCATTAATCATTGTTTCTTCTGTGGGAATTTTAGGTTTAGTATTCCACAGTTTTATGATTAAACCACTAGTGAATCAATTTAACAAGAGAAAATATAGAATGTCAGAAGGCTTTAGTCAATAA
- a CDS encoding YfiT family bacillithiol transferase: MTIDTKLQFPIGECPTSFDITSENISNWIHVIERFPNAIEELIKDISKDQLNARYRPGGWTVKQVIHHCADSHMNSFIRFKLALTEDTPTIRPYFENRWAELSDSLDNDVESSLLLLKALHKKWVVLLKSLSDDDLERAFVHPEHGQKISLGENIGIYAWHCEHHLGHVRLGILGSR, encoded by the coding sequence ATGACTATAGACACCAAACTTCAATTTCCCATTGGAGAATGTCCTACTTCTTTTGATATCACATCAGAAAATATATCAAACTGGATTCACGTTATTGAAAGGTTTCCAAATGCTATCGAAGAACTCATCAAAGATATCTCAAAAGATCAATTAAATGCTAGATACCGTCCTGGAGGATGGACTGTAAAACAAGTCATTCATCATTGTGCGGATAGTCATATGAACAGTTTTATCAGATTTAAATTGGCATTAACAGAAGATACACCCACTATACGTCCTTATTTTGAGAATCGATGGGCTGAATTATCAGACTCCTTAGATAATGATGTTGAAAGTTCGTTACTCTTATTAAAAGCACTACATAAAAAATGGGTGGTGCTCTTAAAAAGCTTAAGTGATGATGATTTAGAACGTGCTTTTGTACATCCTGAACATGGTCAGAAAATAAGTTTAGGGGAGAATATAGGGATTTATGCTTGGCATTGTGAGCATCATTTGGGGCATGTTAGGTTGGGGATTTTAGGTAGTAGGTAG
- a CDS encoding sodium ion-translocating decarboxylase subunit beta, producing MKETLIKLYEMTSFGGFIDDPGAILMLIIGGVLLYLGIVKKFEPLLLIPIGFGVLLANIPGAEMSVVASTEDNGIMHLSLVEIAKQYGIINLLYYALIKSGLLPPLIFMGVGAMTDFGPMLRNLRLAFFGGAAQLGIFTVLVFSIMIGFTPQEAGALSIIGGADGPTAIYTTIKLAPHLLGPIAIAAYSYMALVPFIIPMVANRLITKEEFLINMKSQDQRHPTIPIKHLQKVKIIFPIALFLVVGVLVPSSVPLLGALLFGNLVKEIGAVTDRLSKAASSTIMNTSTIFLGLCVGATMNSASFLQKETLMILVGGFIAFSISVLGGICAVKIFNLFTKKKINPLIGATGLSAVPMASRVANDLALKHDPKNHILQYAMASNISGVIGSAVAAGVLISFLG from the coding sequence ATGAAAGAGACTTTAATAAAACTCTATGAAATGACTTCGTTTGGTGGCTTCATAGATGACCCTGGAGCAATATTGATGTTAATAATAGGTGGTGTTTTACTTTATCTAGGAATAGTGAAGAAGTTTGAGCCTCTATTATTAATCCCAATTGGTTTCGGAGTTTTGTTAGCAAATATTCCTGGGGCAGAAATGTCTGTGGTGGCTTCTACAGAGGATAATGGCATTATGCATTTATCATTAGTAGAAATAGCCAAGCAATATGGTATTATAAATTTACTTTATTATGCATTGATTAAATCTGGTTTACTTCCTCCTTTGATTTTTATGGGTGTTGGAGCAATGACAGATTTTGGCCCAATGTTGAGAAACTTGAGGTTAGCGTTTTTCGGAGGGGCTGCACAATTGGGTATTTTCACTGTTTTGGTATTTTCAATTATGATTGGTTTTACACCTCAAGAGGCAGGGGCATTATCAATTATTGGAGGGGCTGATGGACCAACTGCTATTTATACTACTATTAAGTTAGCTCCACATTTATTAGGTCCCATAGCAATTGCGGCTTATTCTTATATGGCATTGGTCCCTTTTATCATTCCGATGGTTGCAAACAGGTTAATTACCAAAGAAGAGTTTTTGATTAATATGAAATCTCAAGATCAAAGACATCCTACTATACCGATTAAACATTTGCAAAAGGTGAAGATTATTTTTCCAATTGCATTATTCTTGGTGGTAGGAGTATTGGTTCCTTCTTCTGTACCATTATTAGGTGCATTACTATTCGGTAATTTGGTAAAAGAAATTGGAGCTGTTACTGATCGTTTATCTAAAGCGGCGTCTTCAACCATAATGAATACTTCAACCATATTTTTAGGACTTTGTGTTGGAGCGACGATGAATTCTGCTTCCTTTTTACAAAAGGAAACGTTGATGATTTTGGTAGGAGGCTTTATCGCTTTTTCAATTTCTGTACTTGGAGGAATATGTGCAGTGAAGATTTTTAACCTCTTTACGAAAAAGAAAATCAACCCACTTATTGGAGCAACGGGACTTAGTGCAGTACCAATGGCCTCTCGTGTTGCTAATGATTTGGCTTTAAAACACGATCCCAAGAACCATATTTTACAATATGCAATGGCATCTAATATCTCAGGAGTTATAGGTTCTGCAGTTGCGGCAGGGGTATTGATTTCTTTCTTAGGATAA
- a CDS encoding biotin/lipoyl-containing protein: MSREIKFSLVYRDMWQSSGKYVPRVDQLTKVAPHIVDMGCFSRVETNGGGFEQINLLFGENPNKAVRAWTKPFKDAGIQTHMLERSLNGIRMSPCSEELRKMIFRLKKKQGTDIARSFCGLNDPRNLERSIRFAKEGGMIAQASLSITFSPVHTVEYYVDLANHLIDVGADEICIKDMAGIGRPESLGKIVKGIKAKNPQTIIQYHAHSGPGFAPASILEVARAGVEYIDVGMEPLSWGTGHVDLITAHEMLKDAGFIVPDINMNAYMEVRRLTQEFIDDFLGLYINPKNRFMNSLLIGPGLPGGMMGSLMADLENNLSSINKWLSKRDQPTLTQDELLIKLFDEVKFIWPKLGYPPLVTPYSQYVKNTALMNVMQLIKGKERWTLIDDNTWDMLLGKSGKLPGEVADEIKALAYAQERHFFDGDPQEFHDKQLGDELEKASDEMLKNKWEFGEDNEELFEFAMHPAQYRAYKSGEAKAAFVDDVAKRKSKTEDQPVVVSNNVVEDRPQHLNITVDGQSFDVKIGYGQKEVGDHQQKLVPAKVEATKEIGQSVQAPLEGKFFLTKTSSEEPKKIGDEVKEGDIIGYIESMKVYNAIAADKSGVIQEICHHDGEDVEEDENLMILQ; the protein is encoded by the coding sequence ATGAGCAGAGAAATTAAATTTTCTTTGGTGTACCGCGATATGTGGCAATCATCAGGGAAATACGTGCCTAGAGTAGATCAATTAACGAAAGTAGCACCTCATATTGTCGATATGGGATGTTTCAGTAGAGTAGAAACCAATGGAGGAGGTTTCGAGCAAATCAATTTATTGTTTGGAGAAAATCCGAATAAAGCGGTAAGAGCTTGGACAAAACCATTTAAAGATGCGGGTATTCAAACGCATATGTTGGAAAGATCATTAAATGGAATTCGGATGAGTCCGTGTTCTGAAGAGTTGCGAAAAATGATTTTCCGCTTGAAGAAAAAGCAAGGGACTGATATCGCGAGATCTTTTTGTGGACTAAATGATCCAAGAAACTTAGAACGCTCTATACGGTTTGCAAAAGAAGGAGGGATGATCGCCCAAGCGAGTTTATCCATTACTTTTTCTCCTGTTCATACTGTTGAATATTATGTGGATTTAGCCAATCATTTAATCGATGTAGGTGCAGATGAAATCTGTATAAAAGATATGGCTGGTATCGGGCGACCAGAATCTTTAGGTAAAATAGTTAAAGGAATAAAAGCTAAAAATCCACAAACTATCATTCAATATCACGCACATTCAGGACCAGGCTTTGCACCTGCTTCTATATTGGAAGTAGCTAGAGCTGGGGTGGAATATATTGATGTCGGAATGGAGCCATTGTCTTGGGGTACAGGGCATGTTGATTTGATTACAGCACATGAAATGCTTAAAGATGCAGGATTCATTGTCCCTGATATCAATATGAATGCTTATATGGAGGTAAGGCGACTCACTCAAGAGTTTATTGATGATTTCCTTGGGCTGTATATCAATCCTAAAAATAGATTTATGAATTCCCTCCTTATCGGGCCGGGTCTTCCTGGTGGAATGATGGGTTCTTTGATGGCCGATTTGGAAAATAATCTAAGTAGTATCAATAAGTGGTTATCTAAAAGAGATCAGCCAACCTTAACTCAAGATGAGTTGTTGATTAAGCTTTTTGATGAAGTGAAATTCATTTGGCCTAAGCTCGGTTATCCGCCACTTGTTACTCCTTATTCTCAATATGTGAAGAATACAGCTTTGATGAATGTGATGCAATTGATTAAAGGTAAGGAACGCTGGACTTTAATTGATGATAATACATGGGATATGTTATTGGGTAAATCGGGTAAACTTCCTGGAGAAGTTGCTGATGAAATCAAAGCACTGGCATATGCCCAAGAAAGACACTTCTTTGATGGGGATCCACAAGAGTTTCATGATAAGCAACTAGGAGATGAACTGGAAAAGGCAAGTGATGAAATGCTGAAAAACAAATGGGAATTTGGGGAAGATAATGAAGAGTTGTTTGAGTTTGCAATGCATCCTGCTCAGTATAGAGCATATAAAAGTGGAGAGGCAAAAGCTGCATTTGTTGACGATGTAGCCAAAAGAAAGTCGAAAACGGAGGATCAGCCTGTGGTAGTATCAAATAATGTGGTTGAAGATAGACCACAACATTTAAACATTACTGTCGATGGGCAATCATTTGATGTAAAGATTGGTTATGGTCAAAAGGAAGTAGGAGATCATCAACAAAAATTAGTACCAGCGAAAGTAGAAGCCACTAAAGAAATTGGGCAATCTGTTCAGGCTCCATTGGAAGGTAAGTTTTTCTTGACGAAGACATCATCTGAAGAGCCAAAGAAGATTGGTGATGAAGTGAAGGAAGGTGATATTATTGGCTATATAGAATCAATGAAAGTTTATAATGCAATTGCTGCAGATAAATCAGGAGTGATTCAAGAGATCTGCCATCATGATGGAGAAGACGTAGAGGAAGATGAAAATCTGATGATCTTACAGTAA
- a CDS encoding OadG family protein gives MMENLESALLLLVVGMGTVFTILTMVVLSGKLIINITNSYLPEEIPTKKSINPKNGPLVSPQMVAVLSASVSIATKGEGRVVEITKSTKNKI, from the coding sequence ATGATGGAAAATTTAGAATCAGCCCTGCTGCTTTTAGTGGTTGGGATGGGGACTGTATTTACTATTCTAACGATGGTTGTTTTATCCGGTAAGCTAATTATTAACATCACAAACTCTTATTTGCCGGAAGAAATACCAACTAAAAAGTCGATCAATCCAAAAAATGGGCCTTTAGTTTCTCCTCAGATGGTAGCCGTTCTTTCCGCATCGGTTTCAATCGCTACAAAAGGAGAAGGAAGAGTAGTAGAAATTACAAAATCAACGAAGAACAAAATTTAA